A genomic region of Metopolophium dirhodum isolate CAU chromosome 1, ASM1992520v1, whole genome shotgun sequence contains the following coding sequences:
- the LOC132953787 gene encoding zinc finger BED domain-containing protein 6-like, with translation MSHKSNSKRSSIWSYFRNTPDPEVVTCKLCEAPVRPCGNTTNIRNHIKRNHSVANLAVSSKTTNGTKTKVCRTSMASSSSTHNEDIDDPDEPDIVVNKSHETQTTLNFAAVETSPRSSIVEDSFGSFSGSLASTTTATSTSASSNTQSVCLRQRTMFESFSDIKSYDRFGHKTRSITNALTYMIAKDNMPLSTTEKEGFKYFMQKAAPMYKLPSRNTTTNLIKNIWTDTINTKSFLGMTVHYFDSSKVALDSITIGVLELSTNHTSENISIWFEQLLTDWDINKTQVFTVITDNGSNILGAVKKTFTPEKHLPCFAHTLNLVSERTLGNLADVQQVINKLKSVVTYFKHSVVACDELKKLCNLKLKQSVPTRWNSIYYMIDRFISCSNHIASVLINIRGGPIMLTAEEIDLAKEIILVLRPMEVAKKELCGQKYVTCSKVIPLINCLIKKTEGISLLNPIALSLKKAMLENLDIRFGRMEDIGLLTVATILDPRFKTIHLNNPNAIARAIKLTRSSRASFVKTVPRLPLSRTRLVSQILNVTRLGAVGSRCVLVQVVPSA, from the exons ATGTCCcacaaatcaaattcaaaacgAAGTTCCATTTGGAGTTATTTTCGAAATACACCTGATCCGGAAGTTGTTACCTGCAAACTATGTGAAGCTCCAGTTAGACCATGCGGTAATACCACAAACATAAGGAACCACATAAAACGAAATCATTCAGTCGCTAATCTTGCTGTTAGTAGTAAGACCACTAACGGCACTAAGACTAAAGTTTGCCGAACATCAATGGCATCAAGCAGTTCGACACATAATGAAGATATTGACGATCCAGATGAACCTGATATTGTTGTAAATAAG tctCATGAAACACAGACCACGTTAAATTTTGCTGCTGTTGAAACGAGTCCACGTTCGAGCATCGTGGAAGATTCATTTGGTTCATTCAGCGGATCCCTTGCATCAACAACTACAGCTACATCCACAAGTGCTTCATCAAATACACAGTCTGTGTGCTTAAGGCAAAGAACCATGTTCGAGTCGTTTTCGGACATAAAATCATATGACA GATTTGGACATAAGACACGCTCGATAACTAATGCGCTGACATACATGATAGCAAAAGACAATATGCCATTATCAACCACTGAAAAAGaaggatttaaatattttatgcaaaaagCAGCGCCTATGTATAAACTTCCTTCCAGGAATACAACaactaacttaataaaaa ACATCTGGACTGATACAATCAACACGAAAAGTTTTCTGGGCATGACTGTTCATTATTTTGATTCATCTAAAGTTGCCCTAGATAGTATCACAATAGGCGTACTAGAACTTTCTACCAACCATACCtctgaaaatatttcaatttggtTTGAACAACTTCTTACAGACTGGGACATAAATAAAACTCAGGTTTTCACAGTAATAACTGATAACGGGTCAAATATTTTGGGTGcagttaaaaaaacttttactcCAGAAAAGCATTTGCCGTGTTTTGCACACACGTTAAATTTAGTGTCTGAACGAACGTTAGGAAATCTTGCTGATGTACAACAagttatcaacaaattaaagtctgttgttacttattttaaacattcagtAGTTGCTTGTGATGAACTTAAGAAATTGTGTAATCTTAAGCTGAAGCAGTCCGTACCAACTCGTTGGAAttctatatactatatgattGACAGATTTATTTCGTGTTCCAATCATATAGCctctgttttaataaatatacgtgGGGGCCCCATAATGTTAACTGCAGAAGAAATTGATTTAGcaaaagaaattatattagtgTTAAGGCCAATGGAAGTGGCAAAAAAAGAGCTGTGTGGCCAGAAATATGTTACATGCAGCAAGGTAATACCTTTAATAAAttgtcttataaaaaaaactgaaggtATTTCTCTTTTAAATCCAATCGCTTTATCGTTAAAAAAGGCCATGTTAGAGAATCTAGATATTAGATTTGGTAGGATGGAGGACATTGGTTTGCTTACTGTGGCCACCATATTAGACCCGAGATTCAAAACAATTCACTTAAATAACCCAAACGCTATTGCTAGGGCTATTAAATTAACCCGAAGCTCTAGGGCTAGCTTCGTTAAGACCGTACCCCGCCTGCCCCTTTCCCGGACCAGATTAGTCAGCCAGATTCTCAACGTGACTCGTCTTGGTGCGGTCGGTAGCAGGTGTGTACTTGTACAGGTCGTTCCATCCGCCTGA